Genomic DNA from Streptococcus uberis:
TCGGTCCCATTGATGTCGATAAGAATTCTCCTACTTATGGATATATTACTTCGACGCCCAAAAAACATTGGAGTAATGTTAATCTTGTGGGGTGTTTAAAAGAAGCTTTTGATTTGCCGATTTATTTCACAACTGATGTCAATGCATCAGCTTATGGAGAGATGATTAGTCGTCAAAAAATAAACAACTTGGTTTATTACACAATAGGTACAGGTATTGGAGCAGGTGCTATTCAAGATGGTCAATTTGTTGGTGGCTTAGGACATACAGAAGCTGGGCATACCTATGTTATGTCGCATCCGACTGATATTGAAAATGGATTTACCGGTGTTTGTCCATTTCATACGGGATGTCTTGAAGGTATGGCTGCTGGACCAAGTTTAGAGGCAAGAACTGGTATCAGAGGTGAGCTGATTTCAAAGGATTCGCCAGTATGGGACATTCAAGCTTT
This window encodes:
- the scrK gene encoding fructokinase ScrK, which translates into the protein MYASIEAGGTKFVCAIGNDNLEIIEKTQFATTTPEETLKKTIEFLKPFEKLLQSISIGSFGPIDVDKNSPTYGYITSTPKKHWSNVNLVGCLKEAFDLPIYFTTDVNASAYGEMISRQKINNLVYYTIGTGIGAGAIQDGQFVGGLGHTEAGHTYVMSHPTDIENGFTGVCPFHTGCLEGMAAGPSLEARTGIRGELISKDSPVWDIQAFYIAQAAIQATMLYRPQVIVVGGGVMAQEHMVERVHRQFESLLNGYLPVPDLKSYIVTPAIENNGSATIGNIALAKSLVKNT